A section of the Branchiostoma lanceolatum isolate klBraLanc5 chromosome 19, klBraLanc5.hap2, whole genome shotgun sequence genome encodes:
- the LOC136425929 gene encoding organic cation transporter protein-like produces MVSNLLFVYKEQEQAKQTETYTFIDLFRTPNLRKWSLNLFYNWMVNSLVYYGISLNTSALSGNVYLNFALSGFVEIPAYLISIYLLDKFGRRWPLCILLVFGGVSCIVAFFIPKSLGWLTTTLAMTGKFCITATFGIVYVFSAEIFPTVVRQIGIGMASTSSRVGGIVAPFVNLLDSYWAPLPYVIFGGTSIIAGLLTLLLPETNKKQLPSTLEEGENFGKKAS; encoded by the exons ATGGTTTcaaatttgttgtttgtctaTAAGGAACAAGAGCAGGCCAAGCAAACTGAGACCTACACATTTATAGACCTGTTCAGGACCCCGAATCTGCGGAAGTGGTCTCTTAACCTCTTCTACAACTG GATGGTGAACTCCCTGGTGTATTATGGGATATCCCTGAACACATCAGCCCTGAGCGGAAACGTGTACCTGAACTTCGCCCTGTCCGGTTTTGTCGAGATCCCGGCCTACCTCATCTCAATCTACCTCCTGGACAA GTTCGGAAGACGCTGGCCTCTGTGCATCCTGCTCGTCTTCGGCGGCGTCTCCTGTATAGTGGCCTTCTTCATTCCGAAGT CCCTTGGATGGCTGACTACCACCCTGGCCATGACCGGCAAGTTCTGCATCACCGCTACCTTCGGCATTGTCTACGTCTTCTCAGCCGAGATCTTTCCTACCGTTGTCAG GCAAATCGGCATCGGCATGGCTTCGACGAGTTCCCGGGTGGGCGGGATCGTCGCCCCGTTCGTGAACCTGCTCGACAGCTATTGGGCGCCGCTGCCTTACGTCATCTTCGGGGGGACGTCAATCATTGCCGGACTGCTGACACTGCTCCTACCGGAAACCAACAAAAAGCAACTTCCGTCTACACTCGAGGAGGGCGAGAACTTCGGGAAAAAGGCATCGTAA
- the LOC136425930 gene encoding organic cation transporter protein-like — MADTVMAEVDHDVIDLYSRNEAQAGKERHKSASDTIVVNYDKALEYLGGFGPWQKRVFFPVALPIAIGALQVMGIVFLAFEPDFQCRVPLETFSALNATPAELLNVTIPWELNKDKEWQRSQCKRYSYNLSDTVFNTTYEEFVEAYPAANRTQIPCDRGYQHDTSEYKSTVVTDWDLVCGDSWKVKLAKSLWMAGLMVGAVVGGHAADRWGRKPVLLVALAVNFVFATASAFSPNYIAFAAYRFLMGATKMVTTLVPFVIGTELVSSDKRGLVGMVIWIYWAVGYILLAGIAYLIRPWMWLQIATTAPFLVCISFWWIIPESPRWLISRNRHEEAAAIVRKAAEVANVTIPDEVFYDAIPLSQTSTCSVYVSWAFNFDRAHAYLEWRTSLLYVLILGTEQ; from the exons ATGGCGGACACTGTCATGGCGGAAGTGgatcatgacgtcatagattTATATTCCAGAAACGAGGCTCAAGCTGGCAAGGAAAGACACAAG AGCGCGTCTGATACAATTGTGGTCAACTACGACAAAGCTCTAGAGTACCTCGGTGGTTTTGGACCATGGCAGAAGAGGGTGTTCTTCCCAGTCGCTCTACCCATCGCCATCGGTGCATTACAGGTCATGGGTATAGTCTTCCTCGCTTTCGAGCCCGACTTCCAGTGCCGGGTCCCCCTAGAAACCTTCTCGGCGCTGAACGCGACCCCAGCCGAGCTACTGAACGTCACCATCCCCTGGGAACTGAATAAAGACAAGGAATGGCAACGAAGTCAGTGCAAACG TTACAGTTACAATCTATCGGACACGGTCTTCAATACTACCTATGAAGAATTCGTCGAAGCGTATCCAGCGGCCAACCGGACCCAGATCCCGTGTGACCGGGGATACCAGCACGACACGTCCGAGTACAAGAGCACTGTCGTCACGGAC TGGGACTTAGTCTGTGGCGACAGTTGGAAGGTGAAGCTGGCCAAGTCTCTGTGGATGGCTGGTCTCATGGTCGGGGCGGTGGTAGGGGGGCACGCAGCCGACAG GTGGGGCCGTAAGCCGGTGTTGTTGGTTGCCCTTGCCGTCAACTTTGTGTTCGCCACGGCGAGTGCCTTCTCCCCCAACTACATCGCCTTCGCCGCCTACCGATTCCTGATGGGAGCGACCAAAATGGTCACCACACTGGTGCCTTTTGTGATAG GCACAGAGCTGGTGTCCTCCGATAAGCGCGGGCTAGTGGGCATGGTCATTTGGATCTACTGGGCCGTCGGTTACATTCTTTTAGCGGGGATTGCTTACCTCATCCGGCCCTGGATGTGGCTACAGATCGCCACGACTGCACCGTTCCTGGTCTGCATTTCCTTTTGGTG GATTATCCCCGAGTCCCCGCGCTGGCTGATCTCCAGGAACCGGCACGAGGAGGCGGCGGCCATCGTGCGGAAAGCCGCCGAGGTCGCCAACGTCACCATCCCTGATGAGGTCTTCTATGACGCCATACCTTTGTCTCAG ACGTCGACGTGCTCTGTTTATGTCTCatgggccttcaactttgaccgaGCGCATGCGTACTTGGAATGGCGAACGAGCTTATTGTATGTTCTTATTCTTGGAACTGAGCAGTGA